The Diorhabda sublineata isolate icDioSubl1.1 chromosome 9, icDioSubl1.1, whole genome shotgun sequence nucleotide sequence ttctaagtgaaaaattaatttattaagttGAATCTGGAAAAAAACGTCTTTTCTACGTTGAACTTGGTAAAAAGAcgagttttttaatattaatttgttttctcagagtttaatttgataaaaaaattgtatttctcAGTTAAATTTGATCAAACAATGGGTTCTGGTAGTTCACTTTGGTCTAAAACTAAAATTGGCTTTACGGGTGttaatttgtaaaaatctcAGTTCAATTTtgtcaaatcatttttttataccagtttatcaaaaactgtattttttcattttggttCAAAATTGGTTAAAACTGAAAGCATTTTAATTAAAGTCGATCAAAAAATAGCTTTTATAACATTAATTTGATCAAACACAAGGTTTCTAAGATTAATTATGAAATTCTTCGTTTTTATCTATGTAGAGATGTGTTTAGTCCATATTCCCGAATTCCTTTTTTGCTCTGCTGGACtttaaaatatacatttgaaAGATTTCACCAACCAACTTTGAATTAATACTAGCACTTGTGGTGTGCAATGTTGgaataataaatttccattaCATATAACTGGTTCtacttttttattcttaatgTTTCTGAACGCTTCTTAAAATTTGCTCTCTGTGGTTCAcctattaagaatttttttacaataatgtCATGCATACCTTGAAGATCTGTTAGTACCAATTTATTATCATAACCAGCAGATAGGAGGTAATATGCTGATGGTGAGAATCTAATTGATCTGACATCAGCAGAATGTGGTTTGAAACATTGTACATTCCTTCCACCTCGAATGTCGTAAAGTACACAAGAGCTATCTTCATGTCCGGATACAAGAAGTCTTCCAGACGGATCCACGCATAATGTAGACACCTATATGAAgacaaaatagttttattaagtgaaaaatattgtaacGAAATCAGATAACTTGATTAATTGAGGGGTTTTTTACTTTTTGCTATAACTTGATTTTTGCTTATGCGTTTtctcattaataaaatattttgggagTGTTTTTTAGTTCCGAAGATTTTATGTCTTAGTTTTGATTATAGAAGCACCACGGAAAATGAAAGAAGCTAACAGAtgagatttagaaaaaaaataaaaatttgtatactAGAAAGTTACGATTCTTAAATTTTGCAAAATCCTTGTTATCTGTTAATTGTATAATGAAGCTATTTTCGAAGAAGATTTTcttaattgagaaatttttatattcttgtttacacatttgtaaatttttattatgttattttaacATGATTATACTTTAGctaaaattctatttaaaagaAGGAGCAGCTggattatattaaaattattttataattttgtcatACTTACCGGAGAACCCTGTCGACTTCCCGGCACGGTAATTGGAGTTACGACATTAACACAACCTCTAGTTCTCAAATCCCAAAAACGGACAGTCTTGTCATGGGATCCACTGACGAACATAGCACCACCCCAAGTATACAGGGACAAAATGTGACCTGTAAAAagagtcaaatatatttttttacgaatttaCTTAAATGTGTCTCGTATCTGTCTTGATAGAATTTCACAATCGATATTAAACCaactttcaattcaattattgacTTGAGCTTTCAcactttttctaaattctgATGATAATACATGGATTGAATCAGACATTCATAAAATAGTTGATCATTTTAGCGCTGATTAATTGAGCTACATGTATTGAAGACAGTAAAAgtgtgattttaaaaaaaaattgaaccatATTTTCAGTCCATTAAATaaactatataattttatttgagttTATTGCAAATTATTATTCAAGAAATTTAAGCTTATCCGGTACAACTTATGGCTATAGTCTAGGAGAACGTCTTCCAGAAGTTTGAATGCTCCATTATCAATAAGTGAAAAGAGTAAACTCCATCCGACCAACAACAAGATCctagttatttaatatttcaatagtaTAATAGTctttctaatttatataatgaaattatttgtttacctGTGTGACCGCTAAGAGCTTGGAAGGGTGTACCAGTAGCACAATCAGTAACATATATTTTACAATCTCCAGCACCGCCACTAATAAGTAGACTTGATTTGTTGGACTGATCTTCGAGGAAGCACAAATCTCTAATAGTACCATCGTGCATAGTCAGTTCTATTTCATCACCCTCCAAGTTACTTGTTTCTGAATTGAATCGCATTAATTTGACAGTTTTGTCGTTAGAACCAGTAGCCATTAAGTCACCTACGGGAGACCATGCCAAACAATAAATGGAACCTTTATGGTGTTTCGTCCTTTTGAACAGCACCGTTGGTTGGTAAGTTTCATGATCTTCCCTGAAAGTAAAACTTAATTATTCACATTGCACACTATACAGTAAACAGACAATAAATTGGAACGgtttatcttgaaaaataattattaggtAATGATCTGGGTTTTATTAGTGACGGagcattaataaaaatatatttgaaactgCTTGAGATTATCAACAACATTTATGTTAACTACTAAAAGGATTGTAAGATCATTAAAGAGAAGAAGAGACGTATTGGGCATTCGAAgatgtatttaaataaactcaacgtttggaaattttttaaagaatgcaaacggtgaaaatttttttctttccctCAACATTTCTGTATGTCAGGTTACCATAAGAACCAGTTATCACTCGTTGAGACACATGGGTTACTGTACTGATTATAATATAATAGGATGTCAGTATTCTCACAAACTTTTAGTTTATATATCAATCCGAAGACCTGGGGCACATCCATAAGTACATTGAAgtaaacttcttcttcttctaggGCACAACTTATAACTTTGGTGATGTCAAATCCACAAAGAAAAGTAGAACATGTTTTTCCCTAAGAAATAGTATTTAAGGCTGCTAAAGATTGTGAATGgtgtgaaaatattaatatttattaatacgTATGATTTACCAACCTCAGATCTGAAAGTTTAGGATGAGCACATATTCTAAGCGTCTTTGAATTTGATCCCACTGCGTAAAGTTGTCCTCCAGGATGAAATTCAGCACATCTAACAGCTTGAACATCTTCTAAAGTTGTAACCGCCACAAATTTCGGTCTCTGATTATCTATACTATTGTCCAAATCTTGTCTTGGCGATCCACGAGACGGTGTATGAGGTAGAGgctgaaaaaaattcataaaacgtCAAATAAGTATTAAAATTGATAAGTAATGGCCTTGAATCAAGGATGAAATAGCAATAATTACGGTTTGCTgtgtttttttctctttaagtGTTACTTTTGTGATTATCTGAAGAGTGTTTAGAAATGAGGTGGTAAGGAACAATTGTGACTGTTTACTGAAAAGGTAGATAATAAGAAAGGAACAATTGAGACAAAAATTTAGAATGAAGTAtaagtttacaaaaaatatataaattcgtTTTTATGTAAACAGTTCAAacgaaatgaatgaataaataaaacaagcACAACATAATGTTAtgattaaatatcaaataacctcaattaataaacatttaatttgtttaaaaaaaattaattgacaaATATACATAGTTAATATGTTTTAAATTCTTTTGTATCGTACttgatattttaaatcattcGCCCAATGTAACATTGCCACATCTCTTTATTTGTAGATCACAAGAAAtggattaaaaacaaaataactaaattttttttttcataattgaagGGAAATCGCttgtcagatattttttattgatatataattattattttctacgttcgttataatattcacgtttttttttattcatttgcattcataaagaatgtaatttctgaatcggtcaaaaagcgtgaaaaaagtACCGTAGCGGTCTATTTTTCAAcgcttttgcgttaaaaaaagtaccgtaacgtgtcattttttaacgtaattataaaattgttttatcaaataagTGGGCTGTTAACGCTTTCTTTAAtatgtcaattcgtttctccgataaactgtcacactGTGTctaattagtattattattatagatgACGGGTGAAAAAGAAAGTGAAGGTGAagatagtgaagaaagtttaaactgcacaccagaagatgttgttgaatctgcaactgcagcgactatgaatcttctccctaAGAAATCTAGGGAatagtatttaaaggaatataattcttttatggagtggcgtactaaaaGAGGCATAAAAGCTTCAAAGAAagagtcttcaacactttggtcgacttattcaaaactgaaaggcaccctaatggtaaataacgatgTAGGCATCATTAAATACTCGATACTCAttgcatattttaaaaataaatcagttggctatatacccaaaaaatctaaaatatttgccCAAGAAGTTTCTTTTGCAAGCTCCAGATGATCATTATGTCATGCATTAGGTTtgacagcaaaaaatttaatgtaagcttagatattatttgcaACATCTTTAAGGTTGCTTCAATATTCGGACTCGCAAGAGCTCTGAGGAGGGAGGAATTAtgtaaaatgaagtgtaacgatattaatgataccggaaatgtttcaattatcacagtacctgatacaaaaactcatgttcaacgtcgatttaatgttattggtgaaatatctgacaatagattaaacttggtaaacatttattaaaaatatagccATTCAGCCACCTGCATAAAGCCTCGGAGAATGTACCATAAGTAACCAACTTATATATAATCTAATGATTTGTTATTGTGAAACTTTCTATATTTTCCTTGTTTTTGACTCGTTAATGATaataatcatttgtttattaaaattgcTGAATAGACTGAAATTATGTCAGAATCTTTACCGTAAACACATTGCGTTATACACACGGACAATAAGCTCCGAAAATATTTGGGTGATTGCAgtattgttttcatattttattgtgatataaAATAGTGTTTCATTGTTTTCGGTTTTAACTTTGTTTTCTGTCAATATTGTAGTCTTGATTTACAAATATGTCTAGCACATTAACGGCTGGCGAACGAGTGGAATTAAGTGGTTTATTTGTCTCTTCCCAAGGCAAAAATTAAGATAATCGTATGATAATCATCAAAGAGAATTGACAGCTAAAAGTGGATcttttgtattgtattgttgATATAATACATAGATAGACAGGCCATTAAGACAATATTTCTTTAGGAATTAGTTAAATACACACTCACTGTGTGGAGATTAAATTCAATAGCTTGTAAATAATcatttacgaggatatattgaaaaattgttagcctactatagaaccaaacaaaatttcaatgtcaaaatattttattactcaacatattctcttcttaattggatacatttattacagcgaacctccAACGTCtctagacatttcaaaaaaaatgtttcttcttgctctgcaaactagacctccacagcttttattgccttctcgttggaagaaaatttacgaccttttaaacttttttgcaGCTGAGGAAAGAAATGATAGTCGGAaggagctaaatctggtgaataaggggggtatTCAAACCctaatcacgaattttttgcatggcaacaggAGATTTGTGTctaggggcgttgtcctgcaaaaacaaaacacctttggatagctttccgcgtcttttctcttcaatttttttccgtagagtggtcagtaatgtcgaatagtaatctccagttattgttgtacccttatccaaaaaatgaatcatgattactccatggcaatcccaaaaaactgaagcaagaacttttccagcatatttttggacacgaaacttcttaggtcttggagaaccagaatgtcgccattccatcgattgttggtttgtttctggatcgtagaaatgtactcaagtctcatcaatagtaacaattcggtttaagaattctacatcgttttcaaatcgagcacagatcgaacgcgatgcttctacccttgcacgcttttgttcaacaatcaaacatttggggatccattttgtagcaatttttctcatatccaaattgacgTTTTAGTCCAATTTCGACGGTCAGATAatatcatgtcatgaactgcatcgatattgtCGAGAAACTGGcgttcccgatcggtcatcatcttcaatagaaaatttatctcttttgaagcttgcagtccaagttttcacggtcgcatacgaaggacattgatcaccaagggtattaagcatatcttcgtaaatctgcttacttcttaacccttttaaatactggtacttgatgatggctcgatactccaatttttcgattttcacaatttcggtggacatcttttttcttttaatttattacgtaactttg carries:
- the LOC130448672 gene encoding WD repeat-containing protein 47 isoform X3 — translated: MYYNRFLKPPVTAKLQEHGLTKVVSYMDKSLCQLHGQKSKQSGSGTNLNNPGVSLSNGNLTSRAKPPASKSLNGTGMSNFRGSLEDNTIRQSIGDQPLPHTPSRGSPRQDLDNSIDNQRPKFVAVTTLEDVQAVRCAEFHPGGQLYAVGSNSKTLRICAHPKLSDLREDHETYQPTVLFKRTKHHKGSIYCLAWSPVGDLMATGSNDKTVKLMRFNSETSNLEGDEIELTMHDGTIRDLCFLEDQSNKSSLLISGGAGDCKIYVTDCATGTPFQALSGHTGHILSLYTWGGAMFVSGSHDKTVRFWDLRTRGCVNVVTPITVPGSRQGSPVSTLCVDPSGRLLVSGHEDSSCVLYDIRGGRNVQCFKPHSADVRSIRFSPSAYYLLSAGYDNKLVLTDLQGDLTLPLPSVVVAQHQDKVISGRWHPAEFSFLSTSADKTSTLWALPPV
- the LOC130448672 gene encoding WD repeat-containing protein 47 isoform X5, encoding MSNFRGSLEDNTIRQSIGDQPLPHTPSRGSPRQDLDNSIDNQRPKFVAVTTLEDVQAVRCAEFHPGGQLYAVGSNSKTLRICAHPKLSDLREDHETYQPTVLFKRTKHHKGSIYCLAWSPVGDLMATGSNDKTVKLMRFNSETSNLEGDEIELTMHDGTIRDLCFLEDQSNKSSLLISGGAGDCKIYVTDCATGTPFQALSGHTGHILSLYTWGGAMFVSGSHDKTVRFWDLRTRGCVNVVTPITVPGSRQGSPVSTLCVDPSGRLLVSGHEDSSCVLYDIRGGRNVQCFKPHSADVRSIRFSPSAYYLLSAGYDNKLVLTDLQGDLTLPLPSVVVAQHQDKVISGRWHPAEFSFLSTSADKTSTLWALPPV
- the LOC130448672 gene encoding WD repeat-containing protein 47 isoform X2; this translates as MSTVLNHATAMKRLDALFTETKLEPTSPKPLPEIHVELDSKHNAKCEVHGKNGSRDSLGSVWHITNRRDSLGNVISRKTEPDFFGLGPRRESMPALNNYNGYSRRGSLVMPHSPPKKDMEHPSHFASTLRKDPIGLSGSLRKDSLSHRSMSAINNKNMLHVPNMMRRNSRNYSTDSLDARRNSWDPGRRGSSGSSCGYDEPIWEDVRKPLPHTPSRGSPRQDLDNSIDNQRPKFVAVTTLEDVQAVRCAEFHPGGQLYAVGSNSKTLRICAHPKLSDLREDHETYQPTVLFKRTKHHKGSIYCLAWSPVGDLMATGSNDKTVKLMRFNSETSNLEGDEIELTMHDGTIRDLCFLEDQSNKSSLLISGGAGDCKIYVTDCATGTPFQALSGHTGHILSLYTWGGAMFVSGSHDKTVRFWDLRTRGCVNVVTPITVPGSRQGSPVSTLCVDPSGRLLVSGHEDSSCVLYDIRGGRNVQCFKPHSADVRSIRFSPSAYYLLSAGYDNKLVLTDLQGDLTLPLPSVVVAQHQDKVISGRWHPAEFSFLSTSADKTSTLWALPPV
- the LOC130448672 gene encoding WD repeat-containing protein 47 isoform X4, which gives rise to MDKSLCQLHGQKSKQSGSGTNLNNPGVSLSNGNLTSRAKPPASKSLNGTGMSNFRGSLEDNTIRQSIGDQPLPHTPSRGSPRQDLDNSIDNQRPKFVAVTTLEDVQAVRCAEFHPGGQLYAVGSNSKTLRICAHPKLSDLREDHETYQPTVLFKRTKHHKGSIYCLAWSPVGDLMATGSNDKTVKLMRFNSETSNLEGDEIELTMHDGTIRDLCFLEDQSNKSSLLISGGAGDCKIYVTDCATGTPFQALSGHTGHILSLYTWGGAMFVSGSHDKTVRFWDLRTRGCVNVVTPITVPGSRQGSPVSTLCVDPSGRLLVSGHEDSSCVLYDIRGGRNVQCFKPHSADVRSIRFSPSAYYLLSAGYDNKLVLTDLQGDLTLPLPSVVVAQHQDKVISGRWHPAEFSFLSTSADKTSTLWALPPV